The DNA sequence tataattgCTTCATTTTCATCTAGGAgcatagaaaaaagaaaaaaagctcACCATAAGGCTCACAGAATCTATTGTGCCTTAAAAAGAATATTGCTGCACATGCAAATGAAGTAACATTAAGAGAGAAAGCTCTCCATTTCAACTTAACTGAGTATTTCTCTTTATTTGTTAACTTAGATCTCCGACGACAATTTGAAAGCATAATGCATGTTAATAGCATATAGAATACTGATGCACCAATGAATGTTTTGAAACAAGATTCATGATAtgctgcaaaaataaaaatcactttttactatagtaaataatgctaattttaaaaagtagatGTCAAAATATACATACGATAATTGCTAGAAGATGTCCAGTGTGTTAAGCCTAGTAGGGACAGGTTTTCCAGCACATTTAGAGTTACAGctaaattaactaaaaataaacattcGGATCTAATaacctttttataatatttccatCGCAACGATATAATGTAAAACCTGAGAGGTGCATGTATGTAAATTGCGGTTTTCCATATCGTACTTTGGGGTTCGAAGTTACCAACAGACGCTGATATTGAGGGAAATATATTTGGCACTTTACAGTGTGTATTATTCGCTTCTTCAAAATCTTTAACCATCGTTATTATCACACAACAAAGGAAAGCAACTAATGGTACTGAAACGGTAAGGAAGCACACTTTTGCTGAAATACgaaagtaatattttgtttcagaAACATCGTGTAAAGgcaaatacatttagttttctgaATCAGTAAAAGAACTACGGTATTCCTGACTCAATACCTAGGTAGGTAcggtcatagattatacacttaatatattcgagtaTATATATGGGTacggtacctacataatataaataaaacctttttgaCATGTATGTAACACTTTTAacagtagtagttttatttttctaactggaaaggcaaaggtgtgACTGTATGGTGTGACATCAATATAGTCTAATCTTTTATAtaggtttaaattttttatataaattttatatgaaacctttttttattgcttaggtgggtggacgagttcacagcccacttggtgttaattagttactggagcccatagacatctacgacgtaaatgcgccacccaccttgagatataagttctaaggtctcaagtatagctacaacggctgccccacctttcaaaccgtaacgcattactgcttcacaacagaaatagggaAGGTGGTgttacttacccgcgcggactcacaagaggtcctaccaccagtaattacgcaatttataattttgtgggtttgatttttattacacgatgctattccttcaccgtaagtgtcaagtacatatttcattagaaaaaatggtacccgcctgagattcgaacaccgatgcatcgctcaacacgaatgcatagGACGTCTTTATTCTATAAGCCACGATGATAAGTGATAAAATGAAattgtagcaaaccgaccggtacgtcactctcgcggccgtatgcccgctcgctatacatagttagtatcTATGTCAATCTTgtaacagtgtataatctatgttccgggcgcttccgttttgagtgtgaatagcgtgcgcccgcgtctaaatgtaattattgtttaaaattgaaaattgtttgtgataaaggaagattaaaattcgaaattcgatattggtgactaacccatagttttaaatacccctgagatctacccctcactatatctggctgcccaacgtttcctaatttttttcttgcttggactaacaaaatggcgcgcacgcttttgtgaaaaatttgctaactattgtatgctgttggtgcttaattgtaaataatgcctttaactagaaatcaagatcgccagcaacgtcgcgaagacgacgttattcctgctgcagatgcaaatgccaacgaaaatcacgaggagcatgatagcccccatgatcgcccccacgccgaatcacgtagcaacaattctacgttcaacctggatgatgtttcagcgttgatggcctcgctgcaacgttcgcaggccgaaacatttaagaacattatgtcgtacgtgatggaacaaagatcgtcgactccggcacctccgccgatgcccccagtgaacgtagatggtaccttggcgcgttgcagagcttctttcagcggtgcacctggtgaatctgttgaggcctttatagatgcaattgaaagttatacagaatgcgttcaagtatctgacgctaacatcatacgaggcctagccatgcttttgtctgctgacgcagctacgtggtggctaggattaaagcatcacatctccacttggaacgaagccaaagaaaatttaatatatgcatatggcacccgccttccaccacatagaatatatttggaaatatttgcttccccgcaggataacgaaaacacagacaagtttgttgctcgtattcgtgcgcttatggcaaagctaccgcgggatgatattactgaaaaagtacaacttgatatgatatacgggttgcttcataatagaatacgcacaagattgcgccgtgaagaaatcacatctttcaattcattattaaaccatgctcggaatatagaagattcgatagaggagactcaatcgagaccagtgtcgtccactagtggtgtgcgttcgatccgtgcccagccggcccaggctgcgagtcggcctgaacCGTGCGCCGCTCGTGCGAGTGCCCCGGCGCCGCGCGCGCGCTTTCCAAACTCCGCCGCGGCCGTCGTGCCCGCCACCGCTGTGCCTGTCGCTGTCGCCCAGCCTAGCGTTGCCACGCCTGCCGCTGCTGTGCCAGGTTCTGCAGAGcaattcgtgaccacgaagaaacagcgtccagtgtgctcctactgcaaacggtttggacatgcacgggaacagtgccgtaagttaaacaaccgaggtgagcaaagtcaatctaacttttccgagggtgtgcaaaatgacaataatgcgttttatagtgttcagtgtaatgttaataatactaacacaattagttctaatttacctgttcagaatgcaatgtatgatgttaagcagcatgacaaaaataattttctgagtaattttgaatgtcaaaatttttgtaaccgggatgcaaatattaattatgctaccattaacagaggccctacttccagaaaatcttattttcatgcctgtaatgattctgtgtcaaagaatattaactgtaattgcactagtaataatgagatgccaaccttttgtgattctcatgttttatataatcaggatgttcggacaaagtgtaaaaatttaaatatttgttataaccagggaactagacctaaatgtaagaactcaattttaccttataatcaaataattgaaccaaattgtaataatttaaaattttcaactaaccatgactgtgacacaaaaggcagtaagtgtaattttggaaaaattaacgaatgtgtggaaattgataattgtttgaattttaattattgtacatgtgAGGGAAGTGTTGTAGCGTCCGTGTACGACCGTGAGAGTGATGATAGGTATTTGCATTTACGACCTATTTTCAAAATCCAAGTTCTCGGTAAACAGGGTACTGCACTTATAGATACAGCAGCTAAGCATTGTATTGCTGGTCACACGCTGTATGCTCTCCTTCTGCATAAGGGTCACCCTCTTACTCCCTCCACTAGGCGAGTCAAACTTGCTGATGGGCATGTTCGGAATATGGATGTATTGACAACCATATTACCAGTGAGGTTAGAACACATAGTGATTAATATTCCATTTATAATCTTCCCTGattctaatgataatgaaactttactgggtattgattttattaatgctgccaaagttattattgattttcatcgtcatgaatggtattttagtactgatgctaaggtgcattataaattactttttgaaccTATGTCTCGTGGTGTGTGCATAGCTTCTACTAACATGCTTCGGGATGATGAAGGCATGCACTTGCAATCAGCTGAGCGCGAAGCATTGTCTGAGTTCCTTATTCggcatgaaagtatttttacagcAGGGGGAGGTCCAACACCATTCATAGAACATTGCATAGACACCGGAGATCACCCCCCGATAGCTGTGCCGCCCTATCACCTTAACCCTTCCAAGAAGGAGACGATGAAGAATGAAATAGAGAAGATGCTGGCAGATGACATCATTGAAGAGTGCGAATCCGCCTGGTGCTCTCCTGCATTGATGATACCGAAGTCCAATGGTAATGTAAGATTCTGCGTGGATTACAGGCGCTTAAATGAAGTAACCAAATCGGATACTTACCCACTCCCACGCATTGATGATCTTCTCCAGAATACAAAGAAGAATTGTTACATGACCACAATAGACCTTCGTTCTTCATATTGGCAAGTTATGGTCCGAGAAGCAGACAGAGACAAAACAGCTTTTGTCTGTCCCCTAGGCACTtaccgttttaaaagaatgccgttcggcttgaagaatgcgccggcgactttccaaaggcttattgatcgtctacgctcctgtgctgctttgaaggatgttacagtacttgcttatctagacgatttgttaattatttcagaaggaTTCCAGCAACACCTACAAGATCTGGAAGCTGTTTTTAGTCGTTTGTCTGAATTTAAACTTCACGTAAACAGAGAGAAGTGCACTTTTGCCAAAGAAAGAGTCCGTTATCTGGGCCACGTCATCACTCCAGACGGTGTGTCTCCTGACCCTGAGAAGGTCAGTGCTGTTCTTAATATGCTGGAACCATCTAAtctaaaacatttaagaacttTTCTCCAAACATGCTCTTGGTTCAGGAAGTTTATTCCAAACTTTTCAAAGATAGCAGAACCGCTTACTCGACTGACCAAGAAGAATTACACATGGAGCTGGGGACCTGAACAAACACAGGCATTCAAAGAATTGAAGCGTCTGCTGACCACGGCGCCCGTACTTGTTCAAGCGAATTTTAAACAACCCTTAGTACTGCGTACTGACGCGAGCAACTATGCACTTGGCGCAGTTTTAGCTCAAGGGGAAGGCAAGGACGAAAGGCCTATCGAGTATGCTAGCCGCCTACTCACCGCAGCGGAGCGCAACTACTCTACTACAGAACGGGAAGCGCTTGCTGTAGTCTGGGCCGTGGAGCGTTTCAGGCCATACCTCGACGGCCAACCAATTATTATAGGCAGTGACCACCAACCCTTGCGTTGGTTGCTTTCTTTAAAGTCTCCTGCTGGTAGGTTGGTCCGTTGGGCGCTTAAACTCCAAGAATTTGACATCAGATTCGAGTACACCCCAGGAAAAGCTAACGTTGTCGCTGACACGTTAAGTAGACCGATCTGTTCcaacgaaacacaaaataactgcGGCATCTGTTCTGTCATTTGCGACCTGCCCAGCAAGTCACCTACCCAGTTACGTCAAGACCAGTTGACTAATCCGGAAATACAGAAGATCATCACAGAACTGGAAGGAGTGGATGAACTTGCTGCTAAAAGATGGTCAGAAAGAGGATTTCTAATGGAACAAGGTGTTTTATATCGACTTAATCCGGATTCTGATGCCGAGGCCCCACAATTAGTCATTCCTGCCCATCAAGTGACCGACGTTCTCAAAGAGCTTCACGATGCCCCTACCGCTGGACATGCAGGAATTGACCGGACTTACCAACAAGTCTCACGTCTGTTCTACTTCACAGGAATGAGAAGAATCATAACCGACTATGTAAAGGCATGTATCCATTGTCAACGCTATAAGGCTGCTAATACCAAGCCTCCAGGTCTATTGCAGACGCCGGTGATGAACCAGCGCAACGAGGTCTTGGCAGTTGATCTTTTCGGCCCGTTGCCACCTGGAAAACAGGGGGAGCGTTGGATCTTGCTAATAGAAGATACTGCTACGAGGTGGACAGAACTTTTCCCATTGAAGGAAGCTACTGCTGAGGCGTGTGCACATGTCCTCATAGAGGAGTATTTTATGAGATTTGGTCTTCCACGCCGA is a window from the Bombyx mori chromosome 12, ASM3026992v2 genome containing:
- the LOC101745918 gene encoding post-GPI attachment to proteins factor 2 isoform X2, which produces MYLPLHDVSETKYYFRISAKVCFLTVSVPLVAFLCCVIITMVKDFEEANNTHCKVPNIFPSISASVGNFEPQINLAVTLNVLENLSLLGLTHWTSSSNYPYHESCFKTFIGASVFYMLLTCIMLSNCRRRSKLTNKEKYSVKLKWRAFSLNVTSFACAAIFFLRHNRFCEPYVYSMFGFSEYIVVMSNILFHLTSVYDLQIKFIYLTKRGLITE
- the LOC101745918 gene encoding post-GPI attachment to proteins factor 2 isoform X1, which codes for MYLPLHDVSETKYYFRISAKVCFLTVSVPLVAFLCCVIITMVKDFEEANNTHCKVPNIFPSISASVGNFEPQSTIWKTAIYIHAPLRFYIISLRWKYYKKVIRSECLFLVNLAVTLNVLENLSLLGLTHWTSSSNYPYHESCFKTFIGASVFYMLLTCIMLSNCRRRSKLTNKEKYSVKLKWRAFSLNVTSFACAAIFFLRHNRFCEPYVYSMFGFSEYIVVMSNILFHLTSVYDLQIKFIYLTKRGLITE